GATCGCGGCCACCCTTTCATCCGAACCGGCATGGCTTTGATTACTACTACGGCATTTTGTCCAGCAATGATCATCGAGAGAGCAAGCCTCCCTTGTTTCGTCAGGAGGAGATCATCGAAGATCCAGCCGATCAGACTACCCTCACAAAACGCTACACGGAAGAAGCCATTCGTTTTATCGAAAGCCACAATGAAGATCCCTTTTTCCTCTACCTAGCCCATGCCATGCCGCACAAACCCCTGCATGTTTCCGAGTCGTTTAAAGGAAGATCAGAGCGAGGCCTCTTTGGAGACACCATTGAGGAAATCGATTGGAGCACCGGACAGATCCTGGAAACCCTGAGACGGCTGGGCCTGGACCAGAAAACCCTGCTGCTATTCTATTCGGACAACGGACCCTGGTTGACGCTCGGTGATCACGGCGGCTCCGCTCTGCCCCTCCGGGATGGAAAGTTGTCCACCTATGAAGGGGGTGTGCGGGTGCCTTTTATTGCCTGGGGGCCCGGCTTTTTTGCAGGTGGAACAACCTGCGATGAAGTTGCGATTTGTATGGATATTTACCCTACATTAGCAGCCATGGCCGGAATACCGGTTCCCGAGTCTCAAATGGTGGATGGCAAATCCTTATTGGAATTGTTTGAGGATCCCGAGAAAGCAAAGGCGCCGCACGAATTTATCCTCTACTACAAGGAGAAACAACTGATAGCTATTCGAAAAGGTAAATGGAAGTACCATTGGCCCTCCTTGTTCAATCAATTCCACAAGGACGGTGAGCTATACGATCTGGAAGCCGATATCGG
This portion of the Verrucomicrobiota bacterium genome encodes:
- a CDS encoding sulfatase, with translation MNWALRWIAALVFAVTSLDGSVGKPNFIIILTDDQGYQDLGCYGSPKIKTLNIDRMAAEGIRFTDFYVSGPKCVPSRFSLMTGCYPPKVDSPLPLYYGSPFGINDKEILISELLQDNGYATALIGKWHLGSRPPFHPNRHGFDYYYGILSSNDHRESKPPLFRQEEIIEDPADQTTLTKRYTEEAIRFIESHNEDPFFLYLAHAMPHKPLHVSESFKGRSERGLFGDTIEEIDWSTGQILETLRRLGLDQKTLLLFYSDNGPWLTLGDHGGSALPLRDGKLSTYEGGVRVPFIAWGPGFFAGGTTCDEVAICMDIYPTLAAMAGIPVPESQMVDGKSLLELFEDPEKAKAPHEFILYYKEKQLIAIRKGKWKYHWPSLFNQFHKDGELYDLEADIGESNNLVRMHKDIANELRQLGASAHQRMNRDYRPGARSEEEPYVW